The DNA sequence TTTAGCATAGCGAATTTAATGCTCATCTAAACCATGCGCAAGCTTTTCATGCTCGCTATGCTCTTTAGGCTCAAATTGGAAGGTGCTGTGCGCAATGGGCAGATGAAAATGCCCTTGAGCGCATTCTTCGAGTTGATGTAAAAACTCAGCTCGCTGATCATCCGTCGTCCCCGACGAAATCGCAATATGTGCCGTGAGTGATACCACGCCAGTTTGGATCGTCGATACGTGCAAATCATGAACTTCTTCAACAAAGGTCAAGCCCAAAAAATGCTCGTAAATTTCGTGAGCATCAAGATCCTCTGGTGTTGCTTCCATCAAAATACGTAACGCACTCCGAAGCAATATTACCGCTCGTGGAGCCATCAAGATTGCAACGAAAAGCGCGGCTACCCCGTCGGCACGTTCCCATCCGGTCGCATAGTAAATAACTGCTGAGACAATAACTGCCAACGAACCTAACGTGTCGGTCAGAACTTCAAGAAATGCCGCTTTCATATTCAGCGACTCATGGCGACCGCCGAAAAGCACAAAAATCGATAACGCGTTTGCAACAAGGCCAATAAGCGCAGCGATAAACATTGGTTCGACGTCGATTATCACCGGGCTAATCAGCCGCATAATGGCATGATAGCCAACCCAAAAACAGATCAGGAAAAGCATACCGGCCTGCACTGCTGCGGCGATGATCTCTATCCGTCCCCATCCCCAGGTATAGGTTGTATCACGAGGACGACGCAATAAATACGCAGCACCTAAGGCTACAACCAATCCCGAAGAGTCAACGAACATGTGGCCGGCATCGGCAAGCAAACTAAGCGAACCAGAAATAAGTCCGCCAATGACCTCAACAATAAGAACTGTTGAGGTAATAAGTAATGCTGCACTAAGCCGAGCACGCGAACTGGTAGCACTACCATGATCGTGTCCATGGGAATGATGATGACCCATTATCCGCCTCCTCATGCGTTGTACACCTTGTTAGGTTTCCAACAAATACGCGTATTTAGCCTAAGATAACTCCCATCTTACGCCAACTACGCCCGAATATATCAATGAACTTCGCCTAGTCGAACTTAGACTCGAACCTCTAGGACTTTAAGCTAATGATCTACCAGATATGTTAGGGTACCCTGAATTGTCACTATATATTAGTAATTCGATAGGACGTTCATGAAACTATTTAAGCTCGTTGCCGCACTAGCAATAAGCAGTCTTGCGCTGAGTTCGCTTCTCATTCCAGCTACGGCAACCCCGTCATCAGCAGCAACGGAACAAGACGGATTCAATATCTCTCTCGAAGAAATTACTGACGGTTCACAACGGCATTTGCAATGGTCACACACGAACTGCATTCCAGTGACTGGTGAAACCGCAACCGTTACCTACACATTGACCAAAGATGGCACTGATATCCCTATAAAAGGTCTAACTCAACTTCAATTACAGCCTAGCGATGCCGGAACGTATCATCTTGACGCCGTATGTGTCTACAGCCAATGGCTCCAACCGGTGAAAAAATCTATGGAGTTAACAGTAACTGCCTTACCACAAAATCCAGAACCACCGGCAAACAATCCGCAAGAAGACGGACCTTTTACACTCTATTTCGATAAGGTAGGCGAAGGTGATGACGCAAAACTCACCTGGCGTACCGAAGGATGCCGCGCTCCTCGTCCAGTCGAGATCACGCTCACACGCGATAACACCCCAATCAATATCGAAAATATGCATGAACTAGCTCTTAAAGATCAGCCAGCTGGAACATATACAATGCATGCCAAGTGCTCCCCTGAGTGGCTCGCACCAACGACTCTCACTAAATCCATTGAAGTCACTCCGTCACAACCGGCTGAGCCAGATCAACCAACGCCACAACCACAACCTACACCTGATAAGGACATGTCAATCGACGTAGCTGAATTCAACGAGTCTCTCGCTGGGCGTACCCTATCTTGGAACGTTTCTGGTTGTTCAGTAAAGAATGAAAAAACCGTGAATGTTTCGGTACTTTTCAATGGCCACAAGGTAGAACTTCTGCGTTCCTCACGTACTGAAAGTGTCAACGCTTCCCAGTGGCCAACTGGCGTCTACACGATCGAAGCACAATGCCAATCGCTTGCTGATCAACAGGTCTATGCCACTCAATCACGCGATATCACATTGTCACGCGCGAATTTACCCGTCACTTTCGCCGGTGAGCCACTAAACTATCTCATTCCGCGCCCTGGTGACCGGGTACGCATTTCAACCCAACCGTTACACCACCGACTAGCTCTCTCAGACGGCACTACAGCTGAACCATTTGCCCCAGGCGAAGATATCGAACTCTTTGTTGCTTTCGACGATTCTCCAGAGCGCACCAGCGTCGGCC is a window from the Arcanobacterium buesumense genome containing:
- a CDS encoding cation diffusion facilitator family transporter yields the protein MGHHHSHGHDHGSATSSRARLSAALLITSTVLIVEVIGGLISGSLSLLADAGHMFVDSSGLVVALGAAYLLRRPRDTTYTWGWGRIEIIAAAVQAGMLFLICFWVGYHAIMRLISPVIIDVEPMFIAALIGLVANALSIFVLFGGRHESLNMKAAFLEVLTDTLGSLAVIVSAVIYYATGWERADGVAALFVAILMAPRAVILLRSALRILMEATPEDLDAHEIYEHFLGLTFVEEVHDLHVSTIQTGVVSLTAHIAISSGTTDDQRAEFLHQLEECAQGHFHLPIAHSTFQFEPKEHSEHEKLAHGLDEH